The DNA region CATGGTAGGTTTATTATGGTAGTATTTCAGTATTTGATGTTAATTAAGACATTGTATTGACGCTCTATTTGTTGTAGGCTATTCATGGACTGCTGCTGTTCTGTTCCGCTTGGCGTTTTCTAGCCTAGCTTGCCTCTGCTAAGGCCCTGTCATTTCCTCAGCATGCAACAGATTGTTGCCGACTATCGTCAGCTGAAGGGTATCTGCTATCTGTGGGTGCTTGTGCTTCAATTTGTTTGGTtgcggtgcatgtgtgtgtgcgtgtttgtgtgtgagaacgagcatgtacatgtatgtgtttgtattctgtcgcttttgttttgtttagtcaATGTTAGTGTTTAACTGCTTGTGTTTAATTATTGTGCTGTCTGCATGCTGGCTCCGCTTTGCTGGTGGCTATGCTTGGGTAAATGTGTATGTTATTTGGTGCTAAATccttttgcttgtgtgctgtggtgtttCTTTATTTGCTTTGGTTTGCTGTGGTGTCTGATATTTTTCTTTGGTTTGCTGTGGGTTTTGGTTTGCTTATAATTTCTGTAAttcttattgttttgttttgtaatttcCTTTTATTGATCCCTTGAAGTACGGGATAGCGCCCCAAATGGTTTGTATACATCCAGTAAGCTCAATCCAGTTAGCCTGTCAGTCTGTTGTCTCTATGTGTTGCGTAGCCTGACCTGTGGTGAATGTAGTGGGCCCACTGTTAGTACCATTCTACTGTTACCTGCTAAGTTattgagaaaataaaataataaaactttGTATGGATTATAATTCTGCCTCCGCCTGTCCTTCAGACTGCCTGTCCTGCCTAATCTTCTAAAGGTAGTAACAAGAGTTTTGATGCTCAGTTCTCGGTCCTGTcacacatgcaatgtcctctaGAGAGTTGGCagaatagtgtaaataatagccatacataCGTGTATAGATCTGCTAGGaatgtgttgatcatttggaaattgagtgtaaagcagtgagttttgtttacagctgcaaaaagagtgctgtgcagtggattgtacctacagttgtgcaaagtgtgtgttacaaaattgcaagctgagtgttttgtgttcagtgtttgtgcttttagttttgcaaactcagtgagtggttttgctatacaAATGAATCattttagaaattgtgataTAAGAATCACGGTTAGTGTTTatgcattcagaaaaaactaaCTAGAAAAGGGCAGCGTTAGAGAAGGCCTGTCTGTACAGCTTCTGGGCTCTTTGTGTTgctacatggagagagagagaaatagatatatggatagagagagggatagagagatagataaatatagatagagagagatggagatagagaaatagatagatatatggatagagagagagatggagagagagaaaaatatatatatagatagagagagggatagagagaaaaatagagagataTATGAATAGAGAGATCATAATTTCCATGATCTGTATTAttggtttctttctttttcttctgttatgtttatgtgtttactgTTTTGTCTACATCTCTGAATATTTATGTTGTGATGAGATGTGCCATGACCACacaaatttccccttgagggATGATAAAGTTCACTTTGACATTGACCGTGATTTTGTGTGTATCAGGGTGAAGATGACTCACTGTAATCTGACCATCACGGAGGAGGTGCGGATGTTCCAGATTGTGACGGCCATCCCAACGTTTGTCCTTGGTGTCCTGGTCAACGCTGCGGTACTGGTGCTCTTCTGCCGGCAGTGGCGGAACTGCAGCGACATGATGGTGTACCTGACCAACCTGGCGCTGGCCGACAGCTGCGTCCTGGTCTCGCTGCCCTTCAGGATGTACTCGTACCTCAACCCCTGGCCCTTCTCCGTCAGCTCCTGCCTGGTCTTCGTCTCCACCTACTTCGTCAACATGTACGTCAGCATCTTCACCACTGTGGCCATCAGCGTTGTCCGCTACGTGGCCGTTAAGTACCCCATCAGGGCGCGGGCGGTTAAGTCCCCATGGAAGgcgctggtggtgtgtgtgggcatctGGGTGGTCATCGGCTCCCTGAGCGCCACGTTCCACTCAGTAGACGCTCCGCCAGTGAACTCGTCCGGTTTCAGATGCTTCCAGAAGAACTCGGAACGGCCGCTGCCCCTCTCCTTCATCCTGACGCTGGTGTTGGTGGGCTACGCGGTGCCGTTCGTCATCATCGCATACTGCTCGGTGACGGTGATCCGCACCCTCGCCAGGAGGATGGACCGTGGTGGTGCACGGAAGAGCCAGTCAGTGCGCATCATCATCGCTAGCCTCGCCATCTTCATCGTCTGCTTCTCGCCGCTCCACTTCGGCTACCTGCTCAAGTTCCTGAGCGAGACCTACTCACACAACTGCGGTCTGCAGCAGGCTGCCCACTCGTTTGTCCACGTGGCCAACAGCCTGGCGTCCACCAACTGCTTCCTGGACGCCTTCATCTACTACTTCCTGGCCCGTGGCAGCTGGGGGTCTCTGAAGGATGCGTGCTGTGGCACCCAGCACACGAAGAAGGTCAACACGATAATCTCTTGCAATCAATCAATCCGGCTATCTACCTACAGATGACCAAGGCCTAGGGCAAGATATCAGAGGAATCTCTGCTCCCAGACCTCACTCCCTCTGACCCAGGTGCAGGGAGAGTCCACCCACACAAGCCCAGGTGCAGGGAGACTCCACCCACACTATCCCAGGTGTAGGGAGACTCCACCCCCTCTGACCCATGTGCAGGGAGACTCCACCCACACTAGCCCAGGTGCAGGGAGACTCCACCCCCTCTGACCCATGTGCAGGGAGACTCCACCCACACTATCCCAGGTGTAGGGAGACTCCACCCCCTCTGACCCATGTGCAGGGAGACTCCACCCACACTAGCCCAGGTGCAGGGAGACTCCACCCACACTATCCCAGGTGCAGGGAGACTCCACCCAGTGTGTAGGTACggcatgtttgtattgtaagtagggctgtcaaaattaacaCGTTAATCACTGCGATTCGTTTTGAAATACATAACGTGTTACAAAATATTAACGCAATTAACACATTTTGTTTACATACTTCCCttgtggggggctgatgtcacATAATGGAAGCCACAATACCTGAATCCGTAAGCCTGAGAGTTTATTTGAATGTCTATGAGTTTGCTGAATATAGAGAGGAAACGTGAGGAGTTTAAAAAGTTGCCTGATGTTAAAAGCACAGTGATCAGTGTTGCTGTGCATAGGGCACCAAGCGGCAGAGgagggaccaacatttagccaataaataatagctttactgcaaactgtttttcactcttgtaAGAGAATGTTTACattgtcaaaatgcaccaacagcatgttacatggagatgatacttttcgagtcCTCTCCATTATGATCCAACTTaaacgttatgctactccattcaATTGGGAACGCATCTGAGCACGCAcaatagggagagagagccagcgTAAAAAGgcaatcatgaaggcaacaaagacgaggTTAGAGGGGATTGCGGAGTTGTTACCAGGTTCAAACTACTGACTAAACtgagagccagggcactttgCACTCACTATGATTTGGCaaatggacaagaatatgaagaaagagtttgtctttgcctttgtgtaatggaactggtgagtcctgaattaaataatttgtttacatgaagcacatgatatgccgattgaaacgcattccactcagttagctaggtggctaccaggctcataattcaaaactaaaaatgtctagctagcatcatgtcattacatgtttctatttccaaaggaattaaagctgtttataccaacttaatatcatgctcatcattgttaatattgtgctatacatgtgagatttgaatggagctggtaaaaaaagatcattatgagaatgtgtggCCACAATGTGCTTACAGTATACGTAtaaatcattattaattgtccgcatgtgtgcatgcagcctacgcatggtgtgagtctgtgtgagggagagagcacaagctggtaaactgttgctaaatgtaggctacaataacacttaagcattgaaaaacagatgctaattatgtgggcaacattctctaacagcgatcaacttgtcattttttctgtcaaataagttgtgaatttgttgtaacattaaaacaggggacgacttactctgtgctcaaAGTGATGTGAAAAGCTCCAGCGgtttccactgtgtgtgtgtgtgtgtgtgtatgtgtacaacgAAACACTCGGAAGAATCATGTTAACGATTTTCActggttgttgcgttcaatcttacccagctacagaggtgctatttcctgattggctattatggcccctttctttttttcctcgtttttttattggctggtaagtgacaggctcgagtCATGACTAAAGCAGGCACGGAGATGCGCTCATGAATGCCGCTTCCAGCGAGATAAGCGCTAGAATTTCACAATCCTCGTCAGCCATGGCTTTTAAGCCATGCCATGTGGAACACTCTTTGCCAGATCGTCACGTCTTTCAGTGTGGATTCTTACGTTGTCTCATGTTCTTGCTGGATTTACTGTTTTTTGACCAAGGATTGTTTTTGGACTTTGTGATTTTGCCTGAACCTTTTTGGAAACCTTTTGCTTGGACTTTGCTTGCTCTTTGTTACCGACCTCTACCTGTTCTGACACGTGAGTCTTGCCTAGCCCCTTTGCTTAACTGCCTGCGGCCTACCTGTGTACCGATCTCTGCCTGTtttttgccactctggagatctgcttgagccctgcctgtactgctgcctgtgctTTTTTCGCCTACTAAGTTGACTCTGCCTACCAAGTAGTTTTGCCTGGCTGCCTATTTTTGTGTTCTTCAACATTAAAACCTAATTAACCTTTAATCAGCTTCTGAGTCTGCTTTTGGTTCCACAGTCCCTTACCTGGCCTCACCGGCCCTGAcacgtgccccagtgaataaggtctagtgacgcccctggtTAAGTGTGATGAACAAATTGtccccctttcttacttttaaaacctttgaTGGTGCATTATGGgtgtgacgttatggatgttacattacatattgtgaatttacaagactggagacTTTATTTTAGCCGATAAACAGCTGTTCTGGTGGGATGCCAGAATTTAATTTCTGGTGGCATCACCTTAGTActtacaattgacatttcagAGATCATTAGgctgatcaaaaccacaggaaGGCCTAAGCATTagcaaaacataatattaaaatacctccagtgattgaCATGGCCTGTTTTTGAGTGGCCTAATAACGGAAATCTGAGCGATTTATCTTCCCGTAAttgtcatactgttgttgtacagtaactgattatcgtgttagctgttgacgatggctgactttgcagctggagttaacgTAGCAACCTCCTGTTGCAGATGTCttcagcctgccgttcacgtctgtttaacacagtttaatttgaAATGTAACGCTCCACTATTGACAAAGGTTTACCACACGATATGCcatttgaagtgtcagatcCTCTGTAgataatacccacagagtaacatgagtattgccagcaataaactagatgtaaaaataaatcacgcttatcaatttgtctccatctcctacttctgtgcatgtaaatgagtgtgtgcatgtgtgtttgctgttgtgtataagagtgtgtgtgtgtgtgtgtgtgtgtgttcatgcgcaCGTGCGTATGCgtgctgtatgtgtgcgtttatgtgtgtgcattcgtgtgggtgggtgtttgtgtctgtgtgtgtgtttgtgcttgcctgtgtgtgtgtgtacgcgtggatgtactgtatgtgtgcaaatcatAAATGAGTGGGTTGatgcgggctcttgagactaacataccataaatattttggcatcttgggtgcaacggttcaggtagggctagtcGTTTAGCCTAGCGTGGTgggggagtggccaccaagttttATGTTCCCTGGTTTCAGTAACCCaggaatcactgaccaaaatcgatgactgtaaaagaaaaaaatatttcttttttatatttcaaattacttgttgtcctgattcttcctgtggatcttagtgggcactgaggaagcaataatttcattGCTAGTTTTTCAtaattactatttcaattgtttcatatcaaaattcactacttaattatgtgttttatgtagtttgtggaggactggttcagacacgtcacatccataacgtgaaaccgtcacatccataacagcAGTTTTTCCTATATAATGCATTATGAAAATTACgcagtttcaaaaacacactttgtgTTCATTgaagtctccttcatgctacatatatcatgGTTTCagcagtttccttcaaaattcaatTCGAAttagagtttgtagaaaacctgtaatctctcataAAAGTGTGtctttcatgtcacatccataacactgataaaatgccttgtattcttaggatgtaaatgattttatgaaatttgaggatttgtcagtattcagaggttacattaaaaataataataatatacagtTGTCAGTCCGGACTCAAAAGTTCACTGACCAAACGGGAATTAGTCGAATTTATCAAGTCCAGTAGGCTCTATACACGACTTGTCAGGATCCTGCCTGGATGGAGTGACTTtttgccaccctggtggccattttgtgcaGTATACTGTGTTTAGTTTTGCCTGCCATGTGgtgaataaaaagaaaataattaatGAAGCTCTAGTGTGCggacttttttgtaattttatCGTCACTTTTTGAGTCCAGCACCTACTTTTCAACATTCAGATGTGCGCACCCTCTTCTATATTATAGttttgcctgttccccatgtgctttgtgtttacctgcctgtcacctgtctttgtctccgccccatctccttatttggtctgtgcttcctgtcttgttagttttccctccatttctgtttccacacctgttccctgttattgtcttgttggtctcgtccagtcctctgtctttctgttaattagtcttgtgtatttctaccctcctgtttctctgttctTTGTCGGTTCGTCTCTCTGTTTTGTGTAGTCCAAGTCATGTATGTAAGTAAGGCTGTAATTGTCAAGTTTGTAGTtcattatagtggatggaatccactatcttgaaatctcctggcttcttcttcttcttcttcttcttataactagggatgggcagaatgaggctttgtgaaacaacgaaacgttcgaagcaattgCGCCGGAATGTGTCGAGGTTTCGAAACAATCCGACACACGTAACTCCATGGTGACATCTAGTGgccagttttgctaacatcacaTTTTGACCGTGAAGCACAACTGCTTCAGACGAAGAATATAAATAGCCAACATGGAATGCAAGATTTCGGCCCACAGCCACGTGGTTCAGTGGTTAACACACTTGTATTCCGGGCCGAGCGGCCGGTGTTCGACTTTCCCTGCTGGTGCTTAGAAATTTCAGACTAGTATATGCGTTCAGTAATTAGAACATTTTTATATCTGCCAGTTagatgttttgttatttcagtttcatagtacattatcctttggaatatgctggagaggaaaatgctacaatggttttaaaatgtaggctatgcttatggCCCAGGGTTTTTTTTGGGAACATGTTGTAGGGAAATAAAGGATACATGTGAAGCAGGTTAGACTAATCAGGTACAACatggggaaaaataaacaacacatttttgtatgtcaacatacattttatttaggAATAACAGTTGTTCTGCCGCCTTGGCATTTAAtctgtttcttgtttttgaATAAACCTCCCCAGCCTTGGAAAAAATCTTTTACAAGGCACACTTTGTTGCTGGCatgcacaaatattttttgCCATCACAGTTAGGTTTGGATAaaccactctccctctcctgccagTATTTCAAAGGGTCAGCTGTTCTTGAAATAAAGGCATCCGTCGATATTTTTTACTTCTGCTACTATCTAAATATTAACGCCACTAGACTATATCTATCTAAACTATCGCTACTGTCTGTCTCTAGCCTGTCAATTAATCTATATCACTAACCTATCAATCACAAGAATGCACTATAAATCGCTATATCTCTATATGTCTCTATGTCACTATATCTCTTAAAATCTCTCTCCACAAAAACCACAAAGATAGGGATGTGTTTGAATGACTTTTAAGCATTCTGGGACTTTGTAATTTAGATCAAACAGGTGTTTACTCGGTAATTGGCTCGTGGCAAGTGTGCCACCTGTCCAAACCAAATTGAAACACCACGAAGCCTCACGTGACATGGGCGTTTTGAACCACTGTTCGAAACACTTGCGTTTCGGAAGCTCGACACTGTTTCGAAACGTCAGCTTCGAGCGTCACATCCCTACTTAtaaccttttcaagaatgaatgcgactctaaccgcttaacgtacagacatgttgaaataaccgttctgaaggtctAGAGTGGGGCAAGagttattttttcagattttttaaaaagtttatactttttgagaaataggggattaaaaatgttaaaaagctcatttttcccccttagacttcaaaggctgtgatgtcataatggcctaaaggcagctgcgcttgttaagctcccagagtagttcccgggctaattagaacactgacacaggtgtcacctgtgaaatcaactgtctcagcttctaatgcatacaatctggtgctccctaaaactacacatcctgtttaagtgtttcccgtgtgtcaaaataaaagtcacagccatatctcatgctttgcgcattatatctccagaacggtttgacgcatgtgcttcaaatttggtacaagtgtttgtatggactcaaagatgaagtgagttgatgttggaggtcaagtcaatgaacatGTTGTGTCCTGTGCTCTTATTTTGATGCAGGATGTAtctctgtgtactgtatgttgctaGGAGACGCATGTATGTTTATGCCCTTGAAGAACGTTAAGTAAATGCTGAAACGCACGCTTGTTCCCGCCGTCATTTATTacacaaaacattacaaaattGGCGACGAGATTACGACTACTTTTCTGCTACGATGACGGCTGCTAACGTTCCCTTCCCGACCTTCTTCTTACC from Alosa alosa isolate M-15738 ecotype Scorff River chromosome 9, AALO_Geno_1.1, whole genome shotgun sequence includes:
- the LOC125301183 gene encoding G-protein coupled receptor 35-like, with amino-acid sequence MTHCNLTITEEVRMFQIVTAIPTFVLGVLVNAAVLVLFCRQWRNCSDMMVYLTNLALADSCVLVSLPFRMYSYLNPWPFSVSSCLVFVSTYFVNMYVSIFTTVAISVVRYVAVKYPIRARAVKSPWKALVVCVGIWVVIGSLSATFHSVDAPPVNSSGFRCFQKNSERPLPLSFILTLVLVGYAVPFVIIAYCSVTVIRTLARRMDRGGARKSQSVRIIIASLAIFIVCFSPLHFGYLLKFLSETYSHNCGLQQAAHSFVHVANSLASTNCFLDAFIYYFLARGSWGSLKDACCGTQHTKKVNTIISCNQSIRLSTYR